TTACTCTCTGTAATGAACTGAGGAATTTCAGTAAATGTATAGGCATGAACCTCATTCTAGACTGGTGCCGGCAGCTCCGACTGGATGCGGCGCCAGCATAGAACTGACTCTTCTGCGTGGCTCTTAACTAGCTGAGAGAAACTGAATGGAGGAGGGTGGCTTAGCTTTTGAGAATCGGTTCTGAAGTGCTTAGGCTCCCGGGAACAAATCCTGGGTTGGATGATCCAAGATAGATCAGTTCAGCACCATTCAACGTGCCACTAACTGTGTGGATCTCTCAGAAGGCCAGCCCGCTCCTAGAAAAATCCTGGTAGCAGTTGATTGCAGCCAGCATTTGGATAACCGCATCAGAGGCCCAATTTTGTTAGCTTTACTGAGGGCAAAACATCCCTTGAAGCCAGGGAGAGTTTTGGCCAGCTACAGACTGAATAAGCTGAATTCTGCAGGCTACAATCCCGAAAGATTTACAGAAGGATGTTTTGGCCACTTGGCTATGGACCTGCTCTGTCTTTTTCTTGATACAGCCTAGTACAGTCTGTAACATCTGGATAGATGTCTCTGAACCAACTAGCCTGTAGTGAAAACAGTTCTATTCTCTGaagtcccagctgcagtgctggggtgaaTCATTTTGCACTTCCAGAAACTGCAAGTGCTCTGAATAGCAGCAGCATGTTGTGCTGAGGGCCAAGCTGTTAGAAACCCAGGTTCATTAGTATTATTCTGCAGACCAGCTGCAGGATAAAGGtaaataaaatgcagatcttTCATGACAACCAGGAGCTATATCATGTGACTTATTTATTCCTCAGAGGAGCCCAAGGTTGGGATAAAGACGATCAAGATGTACTGCCAGAGAATGCAGGAAGAGAACATCACCAGGGCTCTGATTGTGGTGCAGCAGGGCATGACGCCCTCAGCAAAGCAGGTAAGTGGTGATCCTGCGTCAGGGCTGGTTGGGAGTTTATAGGCTGGGGACTGAGAGTTCATAGGATGCCCACTTGTATGCCTCTGGGGTTTTTTGGTTCCAGGTGCACAGTGGTCAGTGCCCCTGTAGATTAACCTTTTTGCTTAACGTTGTTCTCTAAAACAATGTGTGACCATGCCCATCACGCGTGGGCACTGTGCGCTTGCAGACCGTGCAGAACCCTCAGGGAATGGGGTACATGAGGATTGTAGGACAGTCTTAACACACACTTGCTAAGACAGAACTTGTTTAGGTCATGTGTACTGAATAGgagctacagtaactcctcgctaaacgttgtagttctgttcctgaaaaatgctactttaagcgaaacaatgttaagcgaatccaatttcccagaagaattaatgtaaatagcggtggttaggttccagggaaaattacagcaatgatgattgtatagtttggttgaggtggtggagtcagagggtgggatatttcccagggaattccttactgctaaatgatgaactagcacttggctgagccctcaagggttttaacacattgttaatgtagtctcacactctacaaggcagcaggaatggagggaggggagacagcatggcagagggagaggcacgcattgcccctttaagtacactgaccctaCTCTAagcacactgcctttttaagttgatcagcaagttgagacagcagctgctgccaccaagctccctctgtcctgagccctgttgtatCCCCCCCCGCTGCTCTGTGAagatggctggggtgggggtgtgcaaaggagtgggggggagggggcaccctgacattagcacccctcttccctcccccacccgccacagcaagcaggaggctcccgggagcagctccaaggcagaggccaggagcagcacatggcagtggggggaaggacagCTGTACTGCCaccaattgatagcctgctgggcggctgccacacagggaactttggggagaggggagctgatggggggctgctggtccaccctggttccaagcccccatcagctagctccaatggaatgctctttctgcaagcagtgatcaaagcaggcggctgccaaacaatgttataagggagcattgcacaactttaaatgagcatgttccctaactgatcagcaatgtaacaatgaaacaacattaaccaggacaactttaagtgaggagttactgtacctacaCACACAACTGGGCAACACAACTGGAACTCTTACCTAGCTTTCAGGGGACTGAGGTTAGCTAAATTTGAAGTTTTGTGAGGGTGAGATACCACCGGGCTGCCTTAaactctgttagctttttttgttgATGAATTATTAGTACCTAGATACTCTCTTGTGCCCATTGCTGTAGTAAGACACATTCCTTGCACCAAAGATTTTATAGGCTCAGGTGAACAAGACTAAAAGTAGTTTACTAAAGGCTGGGAGATTGTGATGAAGAAAAGAAGGCTGGAGTGATTTGAGAAGAGTATTGGGAGTAAGAGGAAACAAGGATGGAAAAAATAAGACCTCAGACTTGATGAAGGAAGGGAGCAGTGTGCTTAAGAGATGAGAGAAGAGAGACTGGGGGCAGGAGAAGTGAGCCAAGGGAAGGttggaaagaaaggaagaggtAATTGTGTGTTTAGCATCTTGGCTAAGAGATCCACTGTCCCCTTGATTTATGTATAGATGTGATTGATGTTACTGCATGTAGTACACTGGCTGTAGTGTTTGGTACTCATTAAAGTTCAGTTCTGACTAGACAGGATCATGTTGGACTGCTGTGCGCCGAGGCCCCTTCTTCTGTGCTGAAGTTCAAAATCCCTTTTGGTTTTTCTTTCAGTCGTTGGTGGACATGGCTCCCAAATACATCCTGGAACAATTCCTGCAGCAAGAGCTGCTGATCAACATCACAGAGCACGAGGTGAGTTGGACGCTTGGGCAGCATGGAGTGAGTTCAGGACAGTCGGTCTTTACTCTGGACTATCTGGGTGTAAATCAACCCCTTGAAATTCTTTTCCTGTGTATCTTGTGATGCTGAGTGGTGGCCCACAGACAGCCGTTCTAGTCTCCCTTGCCACTGCGTACTAGCCCTGGTCATCGCAGGAAATAActgttctctcctcctttctgatCTCAGCCTGCCTAGATTTGACTCGCCTTTGTGTTTACAGCTGGTTCCAGAGCATGTGGTCATGACGAAGGAAGAAGTAACTGAACTGCTAGCCAGATAGTATCCTTTTGTTTGCTCCAAATGTCAGTCCCTCCCCTGCCAACATGGAAGTGACTCACTCGCTTTGTGCTGGAAATGGCTGGACTTCCAATGCGTACAGCAGGCTGCTATGTGCTCTCTTGGTCCTACCTCTTGCTGGGAGAAAACAGGGCCGAATGATAAGCCTTCTGGTGGCGGGTTTTCCTTCACTGTGTTTCTCAGTAAACTGAGAGAGAACCAGCTCCCCAGGATACAGGCTGGAGATCCCGTGGCCAGGTACTTCGGAATAAAGCGAGGGCAGGTAAGGAGCAAAGCAGGGTGATAGACGTAGCTCCTGTGGTTGAGCAGTGAGACAGAGCCTCTTGAAAGCTCTGTTTTTAAGGCCTGATGGTCTATAAATAAGCACAATGGGTCTCTAACTAGTACTGAATATGGGGTCCCTGCTTCCTTCATGTATAACCCCAGTACAGGTAGTGGAAGATGCACAGAgtgactgcaggatttggccctccgTAACAGGCAGGAGGAGATGTGTTAAGAGTCTTGGGGCACAGTTCTTATTGAGTTCCTTGTGTGTTACACACCCAGGATTGGGTCTTCAAGTGGCTCTGCAGGTTCCTCATCCAGGAATAATTTCCTCCCCAGGAGAGTTGCATCTGAATGAGGAATCTTCATTGCCTGTGGGATGGGAGCTAAGCCTGTGCTACTGTTCAGATGTCACCCCTTTCTCTACTAAAGGGTGTTGTGCTGATGGGCACCATAAGAAAACCCTCTGATAAAGAGCTGTGGCAGGGTTCTGATTCAGTGTGTCACTTAAAAAGTTTCTTTCAGAGCTTCTGTATTTCTGCCCTAATCTGGCGGAGTTCCCTCCAGCCTGCCCTGTACTGTGTAAATTGCACAGCATACTCACATGGAGCACTCCTGGGGGTCAAGGATCGCTTGTTAGATCACAAGCTGGGCTTTACACCCTTGGCGTTGGCATGGCTGACTAAACTCTCACATTCATGCTTCACAAGCACGGCTGTGTAATCTGTCCCCTGCATGTCATGTCATGCCAAGCACGTACTTGTCCTCTAGCTATGGGCAGCCGTCTCCGTGGCTGGTTTCCTCTCTCGGTGCTGAGGATAAAGTACTATAAACCCTCCTCTCCAGAGGCTGAACCCTTCTGCCTCTCCATTGGGCACCTGAGCCAATCCCTGCAGCGGGGAGCCCTGCCAGGTGAAATTCAGAGCTGCTTTTCGTTGCTTGTAAACTGTTTTTGTTGCCCTTGCAGGTGGTCAAGATCATAAGGCCTAGTGAGACTGCAGGGCGATACATCACCTACCGACTGGTTCAGTAGAGTGTGCTGTACATCAGGTAACATTGCAGCATCTTCCCGATGGGACTGCCTAGCTGTGATACAGTTGAACGGTGCTGTAACTTCACATTACCACCTGTAAAGTGGAGATGTTTTAAACTGAACTGGACAAAACCCTAAACTGGCACTGGAGGAGAGTTCCCTGCAGTGTATTGAAAGCTGGAGTAAATAGGACCCATGCTTATTATAAAACTCTCCTTGATTGGAACAAAATAAATGTTCCACATCTGGTTAGTGAAGGGGCATTTGCCATTGTGGAATCAGATAGTGGCTTCAGTTTGCGGTGGGGTTAGACATGAGGCTCTTGGTGCAGGACAGAGGCTGTGCAGCAGCTTGGTGGGATTGCAGGAGTCAGATGATGCATCTGAAATAAAAGATGATCTTTCTCTTGAAAGAAATTCCAGATTCTCTTTCTTCCAGGTATGGAAGAGGAATCCTGTGTTATCTGATCTACGCCCTGTCGGCTCTCTGGGTTGTCTGGCATCTTAAATCCAGACCCTTGAATGTGATTTCAGGTCATAGCACTATTGCAGGGCCTTAGTTTTCCTTTGCGCTTGCT
The sequence above is a segment of the Gopherus evgoodei ecotype Sinaloan lineage chromosome 22, rGopEvg1_v1.p, whole genome shotgun sequence genome. Coding sequences within it:
- the POLR2E gene encoding DNA-directed RNA polymerases I, II, and III subunit RPABC1 — protein: MDDEEETYRLWKIRKTIMQLCHDRGYLVTQDELDQTLEEFKAQFGDKPSEGRPRRTDLTVLVAHNDDPTDQMFVFFPEEPKVGIKTIKMYCQRMQEENITRALIVVQQGMTPSAKQSLVDMAPKYILEQFLQQELLINITEHELVPEHVVMTKEEVTELLARYKLRENQLPRIQAGDPVARYFGIKRGQVVKIIRPSETAGRYITYRLVQ